A genomic window from Bubalus bubalis isolate 160015118507 breed Murrah chromosome 13, NDDB_SH_1, whole genome shotgun sequence includes:
- the CHAMP1 gene encoding chromosome alignment-maintaining phosphoprotein 1, whose protein sequence is MEVLQERGKTPARLECDHCNFRGTDYENVQIHMGTIHPEFCDEMDAGGLGKMIFYQKSAKLFHCHKCFFTSKMYSNVYYHITSKHSAAEKWNEKPKNQFNKEGEPVKSPPLPEHQKTASSSAELLKPAPALSIETQKLGPVASPESPEPAPLPSLDSQKPGPVVSPEPQTPSLPSPEPPKPAPVSSPELPKPAPLVSESQKLVPVPSPEPQKLAPVSPEPIKATLTNPKPQKHSHFPETLVPPSAPSPESPVLAASPEPWGPSPTASPESRKPAQTVSPEPRKLSPSVSPEPWKLFSAVSSEPRRPAPSVSPGSWKPGPPGSPRSWKSSPSAASGPWKPAKPAPSVSPGPWKPAPSVSSASWKSSSVSSGSWKSPPASPESWKSGPPELRKTATTLSPEHWKTVPPESPELRKPGPTLSPEIRSPAGSPELRKPSGSPEIWKFSPDQRKTSPASVDYPESQKSSRGGSPDLWKSSFFIEPQKPVFPEIRKPGPSGPSESPKAASDIWKPVLSVSTEPRKPSLFSEPTKTAPPASPEPRKRALFPEPRKHALFPELSKSAIFSESQKAVELGDEPQADAIDDQKCDVLVQEELMDTPKKLLEDTLFPSSKKLKKDNQENSDAELSSSECIKADLDAVDGKGQESSSDQEQVDVESIDYSKENKMDITSPEQSKNVLQFTEEKEAFISEEEIAKYMKRGKGKYYCKICCCRAMKKGAVLHHLVNKHNVHSPYKCTICGKAFLLESLLKNHVAAHGQSLLKCPRCNFESNFPRGFKKHLTHCQSRHNEEANKKLMEALEPPLEEQQI, encoded by the coding sequence ATGGAAGTATTGCAGGAACGTGGTAAGACGCCGGCACGTTTGGAGTGTGACCACTGCAATTTCAGAGGCACAGATTATGAAAATGTACAAATCCACATGGGTACCATCCATCCAGAATTTTGTGATGAAATGGATGCCGGTGGGTTAGGTAAAATGATATTTTACCAGAAAAGTGCAAAGCTGTTTCACTGCCATAAATGCTTTTTCACCAGCAAGATGTACTCTAATGTATACTATCACATCACATCTAAACATTCGGCTGCAGAGAAATGGAATGAGAAACCAAAAAATCAGTTCAACAAAGAAGGAGAACCTGTGAAAAGCCCCCCTCTTCCTGAACACCAGAAAACAGCCTCCAGTTCAGCAGAGCTCCTGAAGCCTGCCCCTGCCCTTTCTATAGAAACACAGAAACTTGGCCCAGTTGCGTCTCCAGAATCACCAGAACctgctcctcttccttccctggaCTCTCAGAAGCCTGGCCCTGTTGTTTCTCCTGAGCCACAGacaccttctcttccttctcctgagCCTCCAAAACCGGCCCCTGTCTCTTCTCCTGAACTTCCAAAACCAGCCCCTCTTGTTTCTGAATCTCAGAAACTAGTCcctgttccttctccagaaccacagaaacttgctcctgtgtctcctgagccAATAAAGGCCACTCTGACTAATCCCAAACCCCAGAAACACTCGCATTTCCCAGAAACATTGGTGCCGCCTTCCGCCCCATCCCCCGAGTCACCAGTACTAGCTGCCTCCCCAGAACCTTGGGGACCGTCCCCAACTGCATCTCCGGAGTCTCGGAAGCCAGCCCAGACTGTCTCCCCTGAGCCGAGGAAGCTGTCCCCATCAGTGTCTCCTGAACCTTGGAAGCTGTTCTCTGCTGTCTCCTCAGAGCCTCGGAGGCCAGCCCCATCTGTGTCACCAGGCTCTTGGAAGCCAGGGCCACCTGGATCCCCCAGGTCTTGGAAATCCAGTCCGTCAGCAGCATCAGGACCTTGGAAGCCAGCTAAACCTGCTCCATCTGTGTCTCCTGGACCTTGGAAACCGGCTCCATCCGTGTCCTCCGCCTCCTGGAAGTCTTCATCAGTCTCGTCTGGCTCCTGGAAATCTCCTCCTGCGTCTCCTGAGTCCTGGAAGTCTGGCCCACCGGAGCTGCGAAAGACCGCTACCACCTTGTCACCTGAACACTGGAAGACAGTTCCTCCAGAGTCTCCCGAGCTTCGCAAACCTGGCCCAACACTGTCCCCAGAGATCCGGAGTCCAGCAGGATCTCCAGAGCTCAGAAAGCCCTCAGGGTCTCCAGAGATTTGGAAGTTTTCTCCTGATCAGCGGAAAACATCTCCTGCTTCAGTTGATTATCCTGAGTCCCAGAAAAGTTCCCGTGGTGGTTCCCCTGATCTCTGGAAGTCTTCCTTTTTCATCGAACCTCAGAAACCTGTCTTCCCTGAGATACGGAAACCAGGTCCTTCTGGGCCATCTGAGTCCCCAAAAGCAGCCTCTGATATCTGGAAGCCTGTTCTCTCTGTCAGTACTGAGCCTAGAAAGCCTTCCCTGTTTTCTGAGCCTACCAAAACCgcccctcctgcttctcctgaACCACGAAAACGTGCTCTTTTTCCAGAGCCCCGGAAGCATGCCCTTTTCCCTGAACTTTCAaagtctgccatcttctcggaGTCTCAAAAGGCAGTTGAGCTTGGTGATGAACCACAGGCAGATGCCATAGATGATCAAAAGTGTGATGTTTTAGTTCAGGAAGAACTAATGGATACACCTAAGAAACTCTTGGAAGAcactttatttccttcctcaaaGAAGCTCAAGAAAGACAACCAAGAGAACTCTGACGCTGAGCTTAGTAGCAGTGAGTGTATCAAAGCAGATTTGGATGCAGTAGATGGTAAGGGCCAAGAATCCAGCAGTGACCAAGAGCAGGTTGATGTGGAATCTATTGATTATAGTAAAGAGAACAAAATGGACATTACTAGTCCAGAGCAGTCCAAAAATGTATTGCAGTTTACTGAAGAAAAAGAGGCTTTTATCTCTGAAGAAGAGATTGCAAAATACATGAAGCGTGGAAAAGGAAAGTATTATTGCAAAATTTGTTGCTGTCGTGCTATGAAAAAAGGTGCTGTTTTGCATCATTTGGTTAACAAGCATAATGTCCATAGTCCTTACAAATGTACAATTTGTGGAAAAGCTTTTCTTTTAGAATCTCTCCTTAAAAATCATGTAGCTGCTCATGGGCAAAGTTTGCTTAAATGTCCACGTTGTAATTTTGAATCAAATTTTCCAAGAGGCTTTAAGAAACATTTAACTCATTGTCAAAGCCGGCATAATGAGGAAGCAAATAAAAAGCTGATGGAAGCTCTGGAACCTCCACTGGAGGAGCagcaaatttga